In Lactuca sativa cultivar Salinas chromosome 5, Lsat_Salinas_v11, whole genome shotgun sequence, the DNA window AACAAATGTCACTTCACTTGTGTCCCTTTGATGTTGCTAAAGTTAAAGTTTTTCATGACTCCTAATTAATAAATCCTATCACAGAATACAGATTACAGAAATGTCTCTGTCAGCAATAAGATTTTCACCAAAAGAAAGATGataaacaaacaacactaacttAGAGAGCAGGcggcaccaccaccaccgccgccgccgCCACCACAATCACCGGTCACTCTATCTTTATCTCCTCCCATGAAGGCTTCTCCTCCGCCACCGGACAACCATTCTCTGCTGCagcaccaccaccgccgcctGCTTCCACTTTAGTCGCCGGAACAGCATCTTTGACCACCGGTTCTGGTTCTTCATTGGCGGGCTTGGTTGCGTTCTCCGGCGGGGGCGTTTTGGGGTTTTCAAGTGCTTCTTCATTGACCTCTTTTGCAGGCTCGTCCACCAGGGGGATTTCCGGGTTTTTGCTCTCGTTGACATCTTCTTGTTTGGTTACTTCCTCCGAGGGCAATTTGGGTATTTCAGACACTTCTTCCACAACCTCTTTTACAGGCTCAGTTTCCCCGTTCTTGGTTTCTGCAGCTTTCAACTCATCCGGTTTGATTACTTCCTCCGAGGGCAAGTTTGGTATTTCAGAAATTTCCTCATTGACCTCTTTGACCGACTCATGCGGTTTGATTACTTCCTCCGAGGGCAATTTTGGTATTTCACAAACTTCCTCATTGACCTCTTGGACAGACTCATCCGGTTTGATTACTTCCTCCGAGGGCAATTTTGGTATTTCACAAACTTCCTCATTGACCTCTTGGACAGACTCATCCGGTTTGATTACTTCCTCCGAGGGCAATTTTGGTATTTCACAAACTTCCTCATTGACCTCTTTGACCGACTCACCTTCCAAATTCTTGGTTTCTGCAGCTTTCGACTCCTCCTGTTCTTCCGTCTTAGTTACTTCCTCCAAGGGCAGTTTTGGTATTTCACACATTTCTTCATCCACCGCCTTTACAGTCTCAACTGCCACTTCCTCTGACAGGGGCATTTCTGGTATTTCACACTTCCCATCGCCCTCTTCTTTTGGTTTCTCATCTTCTTCTCCCTTCATATCGACATCTTTTACAGGCTCAGCCACTTCATCCGACATGGGCATTTCTGGAATTTCAATTTTCCCATCATCTTTCTCAACCTTTTCAGAATCCTTCATTTCAACATCTTGTTCTCCTTCTTCTTTCTTGCCTTTCTTGGAAGATGTTGACTTTCTGGGGCGTTTATTGACCGGTTCAGGATCTGGTGGTGGAGTTGACTTTTCTTTCTCACTGATTCTTGAAGACCTTCTTGGAGTCTCACCACTTCTCCAATCAAACTCAGAAATCTTGGGCCCACCAGGGTGTGATTTCAGGTACTGTTTCAGTTGCTTTGTGTTCTTGATCTCTTCCCCTGTTGGTGAAGTGAACACAACTGCATTCTTGTTTGGTGTCCCTCCTTTTGTTAGTGAAAACTACACATTAAACCATGTGTCAGatgtctaaaatacccttctcACAAATGATAAGAGAATGAAATCTtgaataagaacaagataatatTTGATCCATAGAATTAGTAGAAAATCAGATAGGGGGATAGTAAAAGATAGTTGGATGGatctttttgagttttgagaCTCAAAGATCTTAC includes these proteins:
- the LOC111911434 gene encoding methyl-CpG-binding domain-containing protein 10 — its product is MASTGPNDDVVSMELPAPSGWKKTFSLTKGGTPNKNAVVFTSPTGEEIKNTKQLKQYLKSHPGGPKISEFDWRSGETPRRSSRISEKEKSTPPPDPEPVNKRPRKSTSSKKGKKEEGEQDVEMKDSEKVEKDDGKIEIPEMPMSDEVAEPVKDVDMKGEEDEKPKEEGDGKCEIPEMPLSEEVAVETVKAVDEEMCEIPKLPLEEVTKTEEQEESKAAETKNLEGESVKEVNEEVCEIPKLPSEEVIKPDESVQEVNEEVCEIPKLPSEEVIKPDESVQEVNEEVCEIPKLPSEEVIKPHESVKEVNEEISEIPNLPSEEVIKPDELKAAETKNGETEPVKEVVEEVSEIPKLPSEEVTKQEDVNESKNPEIPLVDEPAKEVNEEALENPKTPPPENATKPANEEPEPVVKDAVPATKVEAGGGGGAAAENGCPVAEEKPSWEEIKIE